In the genome of Carassius gibelio isolate Cgi1373 ecotype wild population from Czech Republic chromosome A25, carGib1.2-hapl.c, whole genome shotgun sequence, the window TCGCAGCTTCTTTTACTGTTTTGCACCAACGTTTCGAAACACTGTGTGAAgtcagatttttaaaacaatGGCTCAAAACCCTGCATTCTTTTCCAGGTGGGTACCATTGTTTGAAATTTAGCTTTTTTAACATGGCTATAAATGGATATCTTTGGCTTTTTTCGCTACAGGTTTAAAAATGAACAGATGTCTGGTTTCGCGGTCAAGGTTtagattaagccaggattagTCCATAGTTCAATTGGGACATTTAAGTAGTTTTATTATCGTGcctaagaaaaaaaattctgatgtgcatcttgagacgAAACAATGGAACTGATATATTTTAACGATCGGTCAGTCCAGTTTCCTTTCAGTAAAAACAGCCCAGGCATGCATTTTAGTCTaggactaggcttaagccttgtctgtgaaactgggAGATCATTTCTTATAGTGAAGACTGGGCAGGATATGTTGGTACCTTCAGGTGTCCGATGACAAATTTGTGCACTAAGTGATTCCACCGAGAGGTTTTACACACGGACAGATGACCGAAGTCATGCTGCAGCCATCCAGCCTGCGACTGtagacataaaacaaacaaaaaaaatgatcatTCAGTGTATTTTTGCATCAAGATTGAGTCTCTTTACAAGAAAAAAATCCTCctcgttggattttggttaccaGTTCTGCTGCTCTTTTTAAACATCATCGCGATTATATGAAACATGTCCATTATACCTGTGCGGTAGCCATTAAAACAGCAACGACGGCCGTGTTGATCCAGCCGGTTCCAAAGTGCCACACCAGCATCAGGGCGATgacctccaggagcaggatgTGACCCAGATGCAGGATGAAAAACAGGGGCTGGGTTTTAAAACACCCCTCAGCCTCCAGACGCTCGCGAAGGGCTCGGAAATCCTCCACAAGAGCAGCCTGAGAGAAAACGAAGGTGACATCACAACAAATACAGTCCTCTATGGGCACAATCGCATTTAAATGCAGAAGTGATGCATGACCTGAATTTTTAGGGCGTGAATGTAGAGGAGTGAAAGCTGAATTGTGTGACTGGTGTCTTCGGACAAAGGTTAATCTGAGCGGTTCATTGCTTTTTGTGCTTTAATGTCACACTTACATAAGCCAACAAGCTGTTATTTGGGTGTCTGGGAAGAGGAATTACCGTCTGACTGTCATTCTGTGATGTGAAGATCATGACCCAGAACTCATAAAATACACAGTAGCTGTTTTCTGGGATTGCATCCATTGTGCAGCAGTATTGAATTGAGAACGCCTTTTAAACTGCAATACAATTCCTCAGTCTGGGAcaactttttattaaaaagaagGGGAAACATTTAACTATTCATTAGGTTGCATGGGAAGAAACTTTTTTGCATAGACAAGAAAATTCTCTTATTAGCACGTGATATAAGCACACATTCGTGACTGCTCTTTCTGTTAAACATCTCAAATGAAAAACTTTGGACTTTTCCATGAAGATGATGtcgaattttaataaaaaaagcacaatttaaattgaaaatgaaatacattaacatttattcactAAGAAGACACTTGTAGAGATAAGGAAAATCACAAGATGTATATATTAAAGCTAATTTCtgcaactaaataataataaaaaaaataagtatttaaaacttaatatctcataattctgactttttgttgtaattctctttttttcccctcacaaatctgagattaaaaaaatcttaattaaagatataaactctgaatatatactgtatatgtgtgtgtgtgtgtgtgtgtgtgtgtgcatgcgcgcCATAATATGTCATTTAACaccacaaaataagaaaaaaaagcatttttagaaaaGAGAAGTTCATCAGTTGAACTAAGACTGACTGTTTGAcagacttatttaaaaatgttaaaaagctaaaaatgacTTGGCATTTGAAGATGCAATCATTTCCCAGAATCCTTTACCTGATAAGCTTCTTTGAATTGTAATTCAGTAAATTCCCGTCATCCAAATTTGAATTTCAACTCAACTTCCTGTGATCCAGTTTCCCGCTCATTAACTGAATTCTGAATTTACTGCGTGCATCTTAACCAGAAGGGCAACAGATTGATGGAAATTCAACTAGATGTCATTTTGATTGTCAAATTTGTGATACTCAGAAAACTCGGAACTGCTGTCTAAATTAGATGCACATTAtccagttttaaaaaaaacaaaatactatatttactaaaaatactatataattttttttttaatattttagatttggCACGCCTTCCTTACTCTATATTCAAAGGACTGGCACCCTTAAAATTTCTcacttcaaatatttatttgtctttttctaGTAATTCATCATACATATTAATATACATCATCCAGATATTTTAAGAAAATCCATATTAAATGGACTGATGACGTGTTTTATTCATCTATTCTGTGTAGGTTTAGGTTATGTCTCGACACTCACGTTTTTCTGGCAGTCTTGACTGGGTTCAGACGCCTCCAGCTCCCCGATTAACAGCGGCTTCATGTATTTCCTCACCAGCTGAAGGTCTGGATGAAACGCCGTAAACGCCTCCTGTTACACCAGATCAAAGAAATACCACACtgataatcattattttattcttatCTGAATCAATCccaacaacactgaaacaaacaGCTGCTTTAATAAGCCTCGTACAGTACCTAGACATGCTGCATAGCTTCTTACATTTactatatttgaatgtttatgcGTATTAGTATTTGTATGcttaatttttcacaatttcatGAATTTTTTGTATAATGCATACAAATTTTGGTTTTGACTTAGCCAAACGTACTTTATAAAGTAGGTTTGGCCATAATCTATGGAAGCACATTTCCGCCACAGAACGAATGCACGGGAATTGCAACTTTTTTCCCATAATTTGGACTTTGTTTCATGCCATTGAGTAAACGTTTGACTTTTTTCCTCACAAATCTAAGTttgcatctcacaattctgactttttttctctaaattcagtttttttttttttttttcttgccacaaaacaaaaaaatataagagGTAATCACAATATTTTGTGTTTCGAAATTCAGCCCTTTTTCTCGCGGTTTCAAGTTTATACCTCACAACTGCAGATTATACATTCCCAATTGTTAATTATCATAATTAAATTTCAATTGTGAGTTATTAAGTATATCtcattattcagatttttttcttttttcagaattgGGAGAAAGAATtccaaattgtgaaataaaaattcgcaatattaatttttttattattccatcGCGGAAAAGGGCATATTATTGAACATTTTAACCAAAGGTCAAGGCAGCTCAGTAGTGCATGAGCCTTTTTTTGTTTATACAATATTAGAgtgtaaaaatgtatacattatataGCATTTTGGGTCATGATGCACAACATGTTGTCTTGGTTGATTTAGAGCCTGTTTTGCAGTAATCTAGTCTACACTTAGATATAATAGAAAGATTTTAGCACAATTTTTTAAccataaagaaaacaaaagggTACCTATCTCACCAGGCTACAAGACACATCCATTGTTGTGCAGTAATgtgatatatataaaattcttccgtgttaaatgtactgtaaatgtattgATGTCGAGTGTTTTACCGTAGCATCTTCTCCAGCATAGTGTCCGATGATCCTCAGCCCTCCGGGGTGTCTCTTCACCCACTGGCTCACATTATAAACCTGTCTTTCCACCACGATCCACTGATCTCCAGACTTCGTGTGTTTCTGCACCTCCTCCCAGGTGTAAGTGCCCAACCTCCCGTTGGTACCGGTGATCCGGTCCGTCTGCTGTCCTCCGCCGCCCATCACTGATCAAACGCTGACTGACTGATGCTTACTTTGCACTGTAAGACCATTTAACtcaattaaatatttcacaatttttatgaAAGTTTCTAAGAACAGTTTGACTCGCTTGAAAAAGCATGCAACAAATTGCATTTGATGTTCACTTCTGCCATTAtgcacaatttaataataatacataaataaaaattctacattgttgtaaaaataaataaataaaaaaaaatccctaactTCCAAAAATGATGCACAAAAAGCTGACTAGGTAGGGAGCTCTCAtaggttttgagacacagccCAATGTTCAGGCATGATGACAAGTTGATATCCACACTGAAAACATCTttgttcaagtaaaaaaaaaaacattacctaatgtattattgtatttaGGAATGAAACAGTGAATTCCCACATAGCCTCATTAATTATGCAAAGGAACCCAGAAAGGCTCGTGCTGAAATACACGTACCGAAAAAATTTTCTTGCTTCCTCGCTTTGCTTTAAGTCACATctgttacatttttttcttttcttttttttcaatttccatGAAAACTAACattcaaaacaaaaatcaacTCTTAAATCTTCAGAACTGCTTATTTGAACATTTCAGATGAATAAACTGTTAAATATTGCATTGAAAATGAAAAGGcatcttttcttttcattcaaaGAAAATGAACGTGTCAATGCATGTAAGCATCCTTTCTGTTACAATACAcgagaagaaagaaagacagaaaacgcACTTAGGTTAAACATTCAATAATTCACTCACCCTCTCTGCGACACTTTGATCACACACTCTTATGGTAGTGTGTGATGAGAAAGAGAAGCGTCACTCTTCATCACTTGTACTTCTGCTGAGTTCCGAACTGATCATTCGAGTGCCACCGGCCAATCAGCGCGCGTCTCTGCGCCAGTCTCGCGGACGATCAGCCaataggaagagagagagaactttGGAAGGGAGGGGAGCGCGCGGAGGAGATAAAGAAGAGTTACTTGGGTTCGAGTCTCACATCCAGCAGGAAGAATGACATCATACTAAACCAACATCAGTGATTTTAActgaaacaaaatgtaaaaacgcTACATTAAAACCTCGTATTGTTTATAAGAAATGTACATTACCATGCATAGTGAAAGTGAGCAAAATTTCAGTGACATAAATTGAATTGAAAAGCTATTTAATAGGTTGGCATCAAGATTATATAATTTATGAACATCAGTCACTATATGTAACACTGTCATGCCCAAAACGTTgctaatattgtacattttaagtTCCTTCCAATTCATTTGATCCAATAtgaattcagaatcagaatcagaatgagaaagagctttattatatacattaaagGAAGTTGTTctggtgacagaagcttccagtacagttagacaacaacaacacacagataataagaaatatacattaataaatataaacagaaacagacagaatttgtatatacagATGTGGTGCGTAGATGGAGTAGAATAGAAATTACAAGGAATGGAATTAGATGTAGGGTAGCATTGAGAAGGCTAAATAAAAGAGGTATCGCacaacttttttattaaaaagaaggGGAAACATTTAACTATTCATTAGGTTGCATGGGAAGAAACTTTTGCATAGACAAGAAAAATTCTCTATGGTTATTAGCACGCGATATAAGCACACATTCAGGACCGATCTTACTGTTAAACATCTCAAATGAAAACTTTGGACTTTTCCATGCAAAAGAAAACAGTGCCTTATTCTGAACCTGTTTATTTTCTATACAGCTGCATTTTACCATCTATCACAATTTGTATTCACTAGTTTTATTAACatctgtgaatattttttttttctctgataaaGCCTATTATAAAATAAGATAAGATGATTAGGCCTAAATGATCATAAATGCTAATTTGCATGCACAGAGatgcataaaataacattttgtggcTGTAGCTTTACTTTCCCTTTAGATCACAATTCTTTTAtcaaatgtttttatcagacGTAATTGCTAGGTTACTAAGTAATCAATCGCAGACTTCTTTCTGATTTCTAAAAGTGATTTAGACATTGATTTTATTGGTTATAATGCATACATCATAAAAACAGTTGTAATGGTTACAACAGCCATGACcttcataaattcataaaatcaTGCAGGCAGAAGATGGGAGATATTTAGTACAATTTGTGCACAATTAGGAAGTGTTTATCCCCTTCAAACACAACAAAAGTGACTTTTTAACATTGAGTCAAAAGTCTGTGAAGAAACCGACTACTTCCAATGGATTCAACTCCCAGTTTTGAGCTCTTCATAAACATCATTAAACTTATATTGCCCCAGTAAAAATCCTTTTTGAGCCCTAAAACATGAAATGTggttataaaatgaataaatgttaccaAAACCTCATGGAAAACCCACCTTGTGAGTTGCCACCATTTAATAATGGACAGGCATCATAAAAGATGACTTGACTTTGTTGTGAATGAGTTAGAAAATTAATATGAAGATTTCAAATGAGGATATCATCTCATAATGAATGAAAATCTTAAAGGCAGGTGGTATAGCCTGATTTCTGACCTGAATCTCAGCACTCAGCATCAGGTTCAGAGGTCTATGAAGTGAGCTGGCCATGCACGACGGGGGTTTGTGCTGCTCTGACACCGTGGAACATCAAGGATGAACTTTGATGCATTACAACAACACTTCAGCAGAAAAACACTTATATAGGGCAGAGTCATTTAGACACTTCAGTACATGCAACACCACACAAAATAAGAAGACATATATCTATGACATAAatctattccaaaaaaaaaaaaaaaaaatctaataacaaTCATATAATGAGTCAATAGTTTATAGTATATTACATTTTGAACAGGCGATGTATGACTTGGAAGCCTGTCCATGAGTGGACTTCATTCAGATGTAGCttttttgaatgttattttcagCTGAGTGTGAATCATCTCACTAAAATTAGGTTTTTGCTCAGCCTTCGCCAGTTTGTCCTCACTGTGCCACcgttaaaatacagtacatttgtttgtttatttattttgtgtagatATTATGCACATTCAGAGCAGAAAGTTGAATTGCAGTTGATTTGCTGACATCAACATTTTTACTTTAGATTCGTGCCTACAGTTTATTTATAGCAccaaacaacttttttttgtctcttatttgtattgtttttcataacaatatatctcttttataaaaatgaaatgtaagcttttaatatatatatatatatatatatatatatatatatatatatatatatataaatagcctGTGTGTAGCCTACATGTAAATAAACGTAAACAATTCAATacgcatgtaaataaataaaatttatatgtGCATAATTAtaggtattttaatatattaaagaatatttaaaaccattatgaattataaaaacaaataaaaaatgaaaagtttcaTCACGATCAAGTTTTTAAAGAACGTTTAatgttgataaataaaaataatacatatttcacagaccttatttaacaataatataatgtaacaataaaaaatacgtTTGCATTGCATAACGTGAGTTTGGAATAGAGGAATTTGACCGCCTCTCTCCACTCGGGCCACGTGACATATTTTGTGTAACTCTCACGTCCCTGTTTCGGTTGCTAGGGGAGAGAGACGGTCCATGGCAACGCTTTACGCAAACTCcacaccgagagagagagagagagacgctagGCGGCTTAAAACGCACAACGTTGGAAAGAAATACAGACATCTTGTCTTGCGCTTCTGGAAACTTCAAACTGACATCTCAGAGGATTTCTGTGTGATTTAGGACCACGCAATCCGGAGGTACAGTTCGGTATCATCGGCTCGGTTCACATTGCCGTCGGCCAGGTCAAAGCGAGAGCGCGAGAGCGCGAGACACTGCGGCCGGGACAAGAGCTGTGTGTGTCGGCAGAGAGACGCTCAGCACCGGCGCTCACACAATCAAACCTGACATGCTACTGAAACGCGCTGGGAAAGTTTGTGACTGTAATGTGAGTCAATTAATGCTTATTAtacactaaataaataactaatgaaCTATGAAAACGGTACGTGATTAATATGCAAATGTTGGCAGCTACTTCGACACTCATCTGTTAACTGAGTTTAATCAAGCTTTCTTCCTgtaacagttatatttatttttaacaactactactgttaatattattattattgttatctctTCTAATGCATATAATTTTATAAAGCGTGCACAAAGCAATTGACACACACATAGAATGGCTCCTTGCGGGTATCGCTGCTTTGTTTGCTGACGTTGGACTGAGGGGAAGCCGCCTGTAGTCAGAGCATCATGTGTCGCTGTGCTGGCTCTGTCACTGACGGGTCAATCCTACTGAGTGAAAGTGACACAGGGAGGGGGGGCCAGCCCCACAGACCGCCTCACCCTCTTACCCCGTCCTGAAAGACActctcaccacacacacagacaagtgcCGGGCAAGCCGGCAGAGGGCATGGGCAACTCGTCCCGGAAAGAGGCCCAAGACGAAGGAGAGGAAAAGGAGATGAAGGGAGATAAAGGAAACAAGGAGAAAACTGCTAAAAAAGGAGAAGTCGAGGTCATGGAGGATGAGGAGCTACCGTTCGGAGTCCACAAGCTCTTGGAGAGCGGAGATCGAGTGTTGGACCTGAGCTACTACAAGTTCCGTCGCCTTCCTCGTCAAGTCCTGAACCTGGAGTACCTGGAGAAGCTTTACGTCTGTGGAAACCGTCTCCGCAACGTCCCTAAGGGTATCATGCGGCTGCATGGTTTGCGTACCCTGGGGCTCGACTTCAATAAGCTTGTTGACGTTCCTCTGTCGGTGTGCCAGTTGACGAATCTCACGTGTCTTTACCTGGGAAGCAACCGGCTGATAAGCCTCCCACCAGAAGTGAGGAACCTGCAGAATTTGCGTTGCCTCTGGGTGGAGAGCAACTACTTCCAGCGATTCCCCAAGCAGTTGTACGACCTTCCCAATTTACGCTCACTACAGATTGGGGACAACCGTCTGCGCATGCTTCCCTCGGACCTATGGCGCATGGAGTCCCTGAGAGGACTCTGGCTGTATGGAAACCGCTTTCAGGAGTTTCCGCGAGTGCTCCTAAAGATGGAGCAGCTGGAGATTCTGGACATGGATCGCAATCGGATATCACAGTTCCCAAACTTGCATCATCTATCAGCGCTGCGACTCTTCTCCTACGACCACAACCCTGTAAAGGAGCCACCGCGTGTAAGGGAGGAGGTGCTTATAGTCGGAGAGGGCGCTGAGGAGGTGTTGCAGGCTAGAGGGAGAAGGAAAGAGGCAAAAGAACAAGCAGAGAAGGACGCAGAGGAGGCGGCGGTCGTGGCGGCAGCGGCAGCTAGTCCGGTCATTCACGGAATACTCAAGAAACTCCGAATGAACTCCGCCCTTAACCTGGCAACTGCTAAGGAGAAGGTAACAAATGAGTCTGTTGCATCAACAACCCCAAATGGGGATGAAAACGGACCACTAAATAATGACAGATGTGCATTTTTTGAGGAGGCGGGGCTTGGTTATGACGATGGGGGTCTGGAGTATGAAAGGGAGGAGCTAATCTGTGAGGGGGAGGGGTATGAAGGCTACGAGGGGGCGGAGTTCGAATATGAAAGGGCTGAAATGGACTATGATTATGAAGGTTATGAGTGAACAACCTTGATCCTTGCACCTGTGGGTCATGGTATTCTACTTATTTTATCTGAAGTATGTATTTTCTGCAAACAGAGTTGCAGTTTGTTTTCCCGGCCAATTGTTTTAACCAATTTTGTAATTCTTTGGTGTGGACGCTACACATTTCCACTTTAAGCATCTGAGGTGTTACTGCAAGGGTTGCAGGTTCAATCCCAAGGATGAACTGGAGTGTACCAATGAGGTACTGGGTCCCCAAAAATGGCACTTAAGTAACCCCAGGATGTTTAATGGGGCAATGAAATCAACTGCAGGTTGCTCTAATTAAAAACATTGATATCAAATTATGTCTGATTGGAAAGCTGAATGAAAGGTCAAGTTTAAAAAGAGCATgtcatatggtattttaaaatctaatattgTGTTTGAGTTccctacaacaggtttaaatgcatctaaggtcaaaaaacattgtaattttctcaaaatatacatttaatattagagtAATTTGCCAATGGTTCCAA includes:
- the LOC127947476 gene encoding leucine-rich repeat-containing protein 10B-like codes for the protein MGNSSRKEAQDEGEEKEMKGDKGNKEKTAKKGEVEVMEDEELPFGVHKLLESGDRVLDLSYYKFRRLPRQVLNLEYLEKLYVCGNRLRNVPKGIMRLHGLRTLGLDFNKLVDVPLSVCQLTNLTCLYLGSNRLISLPPEVRNLQNLRCLWVESNYFQRFPKQLYDLPNLRSLQIGDNRLRMLPSDLWRMESLRGLWLYGNRFQEFPRVLLKMEQLEILDMDRNRISQFPNLHHLSALRLFSYDHNPVKEPPRVREEVLIVGEGAEEVLQARGRRKEAKEQAEKDAEEAAVVAAAAASPVIHGILKKLRMNSALNLATAKEKVTNESVASTTPNGDENGPLNNDRCAFFEEAGLGYDDGGLEYEREELICEGEGYEGYEGAEFEYERAEMDYDYEGYE